The Solibacillus daqui genome has a segment encoding these proteins:
- a CDS encoding conserved virulence factor C family protein: MKILSIEPTPSPNSMKVIIDQDLPFGKSFNYTKDNIHEASSELQGIFAVEGVKGIYHVSNFLAIERNAKYAWENILADIRRAIGGEEAEGKEQQINEHYGEVNVHVQMYKAIPLQIKAFDGEGEIRISAGDRFTIAFKQLQFKVAEDNFILERKWVDFGVRYGEKEQVAQEVLKEVDALYPQDRVESIVENVNTEVVTAALERKEVTLEAYMQVEDWQQRFQLLDQLPDPEVKDIPLLEKALEDEQMSIRRLATVYLGMIEDEAVVPALTKALNDKSTAVRRTAGDCMSDLGLESFEPAMIAALTDKNKLVRWRAAMYLYEVGTEVAVEALKIASTDKEFEVKLQAKMALARIEGGEEAKGSVWKQMTESRK, translated from the coding sequence ATGAAAATATTATCAATCGAACCAACACCAAGTCCAAATTCGATGAAGGTTATTATTGATCAAGACTTACCATTTGGCAAAAGTTTTAACTATACAAAAGACAATATTCACGAGGCTTCTTCTGAATTACAAGGGATTTTTGCAGTTGAAGGTGTGAAGGGTATTTATCACGTATCGAACTTTTTAGCAATTGAGCGTAATGCGAAATATGCATGGGAAAATATTTTAGCCGATATTCGTCGTGCCATTGGTGGCGAAGAGGCTGAAGGTAAGGAACAGCAAATTAACGAGCATTACGGAGAAGTAAATGTACACGTACAAATGTACAAGGCCATTCCACTGCAAATTAAAGCATTTGATGGTGAAGGAGAAATACGTATTAGCGCAGGCGACCGTTTTACGATTGCGTTTAAGCAGCTACAATTTAAAGTGGCAGAAGACAACTTCATTTTAGAGCGTAAATGGGTGGACTTCGGCGTGCGCTACGGTGAAAAAGAGCAAGTGGCACAGGAAGTATTAAAAGAAGTGGACGCGCTATACCCACAAGACCGTGTGGAATCGATTGTCGAAAACGTCAATACCGAAGTTGTAACAGCTGCACTAGAACGAAAAGAAGTAACGCTTGAAGCATACATGCAAGTAGAGGATTGGCAACAGCGCTTCCAACTGCTTGACCAACTACCTGACCCCGAAGTGAAGGATATTCCGCTATTAGAAAAAGCGTTAGAAGATGAGCAAATGTCAATTCGTCGTCTTGCTACGGTATATTTAGGAATGATTGAGGACGAGGCGGTCGTTCCAGCGTTGACGAAAGCACTGAATGATAAGAGTACGGCCGTGCGTCGAACAGCAGGGGATTGTATGAGTGATCTAGGTCTAGAAAGCTTTGAACCTGCAATGATTGCAGCACTAACGGATAAAAATAAGTTAGTGCGCTGGCGAGCGGCAATGTACTTATATGAAGTAGGAACAGAAGTAGCGGTAGAGGCTTTAAAAATTGCGAGTACCGATAAAGAGTTTGAAGTGAAATTGCAGGCGAAAATGGCGTTAGCGCGTATTGAGGGCGGCGAGGAAGCAAAAGGCTCTGTTTGGAAGCAAATGACGGAAAGCCGTAAATAA
- a CDS encoding DMT family transporter: MNTSSMIKLTLSMAIFGSIGFFTIHTGLPAIELVFVRCICATLFLGGLWVMTGGHKTEQWDKREVIKTCICGIFIVLNWVFLFKAFEVMSISIAISIYNLAPIFVLMLGSVLLAEKMGVRSILATVVCFLGSILIVGIDSFSSISQFMNSGFVWALLSAICYALTMFTSKTIHGLSSYALTFIQTMVGIIMLFPLCDFTVFEGLTTTNWLYILGTGFIHTGFVYYLFFDSIRDLPTVIVSVLVFVDPVVAILLDAILLSFRPSLLQILGIVLIFGSIIYTVFYPDQKVQKVQPES; the protein is encoded by the coding sequence ATGAACACCAGCTCCATGATTAAATTGACCCTTTCTATGGCCATCTTTGGTTCAATTGGATTTTTTACAATTCATACAGGACTCCCTGCAATTGAGCTTGTGTTTGTACGTTGTATTTGCGCAACGTTGTTTTTAGGTGGATTATGGGTGATGACAGGTGGTCATAAAACAGAACAATGGGACAAACGTGAAGTGATTAAAACGTGTATTTGTGGGATTTTCATCGTGCTGAATTGGGTATTTTTATTTAAAGCTTTTGAAGTGATGTCTATTTCAATCGCAATTTCGATTTACAATTTAGCACCGATTTTCGTCCTCATGCTTGGCTCGGTTTTACTAGCAGAAAAAATGGGGGTACGGTCGATTTTAGCAACAGTTGTGTGCTTCTTAGGTAGCATTTTAATCGTTGGTATTGATAGCTTTTCAAGTATTTCTCAATTTATGAATTCGGGCTTTGTTTGGGCGTTACTATCGGCAATTTGCTATGCGCTCACTATGTTTACAAGTAAAACCATTCACGGACTATCTTCATATGCTTTAACATTTATTCAAACGATGGTCGGAATTATCATGCTATTTCCCCTATGTGATTTTACGGTATTTGAAGGCTTAACTACAACAAATTGGCTGTATATTCTTGGCACAGGCTTCATCCATACGGGCTTTGTCTATTATTTATTTTTTGATAGTATTCGCGATTTACCAACAGTAATTGTATCGGTGCTCGTTTTTGTTGATCCGGTTGTAGCCATATTACTTGATGCCATTTTACTGAGCTTTAGACCGTCATTGCTACAAATATTAGGTATTGTCCTCATTTTCGGGAGTATTATATATACCGTGTTTTATCCAGACCAAAAAGTTCAAAAAGTACAGCCTGAATCTTAA
- a CDS encoding glutamate-5-semialdehyde dehydrogenase — MTNEVIEKGKRAKIASYKTNICSTQQKNDALKHIASQLLMDLNEILAANELDIIAGQENQLDASTLDRLLLNKERVQAMSDAILQLIDLPDPVGEVLEDITKENGLHITKKRVPLGVVGMIYEARPNVTVDAATLSLKTGNAVILRGSSSAKNSNMALVASIHRALEKADYPVDAVQLIEDTSRETAKTLFTMTDYLDVLIPRGGKNLIDLVVRESTVPVLETGAGNCHVYLDNFANVDMAKSIIKNSKTQRLSVCNTTESLLMHEDFFHLHGKAFLHYLHGELGIKIYGDEQVCRALNAALPATDEHYAEEFLACTLSIKVVENVYEAVHHINKFGTNHSEAIITEDVQNAEVFLNSVDAAAVYHNASTRFTDGFEFGYGAEIGISTQKLHARGPMGLPALTSTKFFITGNGQIRN, encoded by the coding sequence ATGACAAACGAAGTAATTGAAAAAGGAAAACGCGCTAAAATCGCAAGCTATAAAACAAATATTTGCTCAACACAACAAAAAAACGATGCATTAAAACACATCGCCTCTCAATTATTAATGGATTTAAACGAAATTTTAGCTGCCAATGAACTGGATATCATCGCAGGGCAAGAAAACCAGTTAGATGCCTCTACACTAGACCGCCTATTATTAAATAAAGAACGCGTACAAGCGATGAGTGACGCCATTTTACAACTGATTGATTTACCAGACCCAGTTGGAGAAGTACTTGAAGACATTACAAAGGAAAACGGCCTACATATTACGAAAAAGCGCGTTCCACTTGGTGTTGTCGGCATGATTTACGAGGCACGTCCAAATGTAACAGTCGATGCTGCTACCCTTTCGTTAAAAACAGGTAATGCCGTTATTTTGCGTGGAAGTTCTTCGGCAAAAAATTCGAATATGGCACTTGTTGCCTCGATTCACCGCGCATTAGAAAAAGCAGACTATCCAGTTGATGCGGTGCAATTAATCGAAGACACCAGCCGTGAAACAGCAAAAACATTGTTCACAATGACCGACTATTTAGATGTACTTATTCCACGTGGTGGAAAAAACTTAATCGATTTAGTAGTACGTGAATCGACAGTACCCGTTCTTGAAACCGGCGCAGGTAACTGCCATGTCTATTTAGACAATTTCGCTAATGTTGACATGGCTAAATCAATCATAAAAAATTCAAAAACGCAGCGTCTTTCCGTATGTAATACAACAGAAAGCTTACTAATGCACGAGGACTTCTTCCATTTACATGGTAAAGCGTTCCTACATTATTTACATGGGGAGTTAGGTATTAAAATTTACGGTGACGAACAAGTATGCCGCGCATTGAATGCAGCCTTGCCAGCAACAGATGAACATTATGCGGAAGAATTTTTAGCATGTACTTTAAGCATTAAGGTTGTCGAAAACGTCTATGAAGCAGTACATCATATTAATAAATTTGGAACAAATCATTCTGAAGCAATTATTACAGAAGATGTACAAAATGCAGAGGTATTTTTAAATTCAGTTGACGCTGCCGCGGTCTATCACAATGCTTCAACACGCTTTACAGATGGCTTTGAATTTGGCTACGGTGCAGAAATTGGCATCTCTACACAAAAGCTACATGCACGTGGACCAATGGGCTTACCTGCATTAACATCAACGAAATTTTTTATTACTGGTAACGGCCAAATTCGCAACTAA
- the proB gene encoding glutamate 5-kinase, producing the protein MERKRVVVKIGSSSLTNTKGEIDEQKFTDHVAALAKLKGAGHEVILVSSGAVAAGFRKLGYSSRPVTIKGKQAAAAVGQSVLIQAYSDEFARYGNIPAQILLTRSDFSDKKRYKNAYETLSELLERSIIPIINENDTVSVAELTFGDNDMLSALVSGLVHADQLIILTDVNGLYTANPLTNPDAQRISLIEEITDEMLGYAKGSGSKVGTGGMQSKLAAAKFAMNAGVDVFIGTGFGSLKLIEILDNNGDGTYFKRSDKAIPTNKQWVTLTEASGKLFIDEGAVNALQHGGKSLLPAGIYAFEGQFNRGDVVEVYDRHTCIGRGEVLYSAKELEQAMGKRTDELSNAPIEVIHRNHWVKN; encoded by the coding sequence ATGGAACGAAAACGTGTCGTCGTCAAAATTGGTAGCAGTTCATTAACAAATACAAAAGGTGAAATTGACGAACAAAAATTCACCGATCACGTCGCAGCGCTTGCAAAATTAAAAGGGGCTGGCCATGAAGTCATCTTAGTTTCTTCGGGAGCAGTTGCTGCAGGCTTTCGTAAATTAGGCTACTCATCTCGTCCCGTAACAATCAAGGGCAAGCAAGCAGCAGCCGCCGTTGGACAGAGCGTACTTATTCAAGCCTATTCAGACGAATTCGCACGTTATGGCAATATCCCAGCGCAAATCTTATTGACACGCTCTGACTTTAGCGATAAAAAGCGTTATAAAAATGCATACGAAACATTATCTGAGCTACTTGAGCGCTCAATCATTCCAATTATTAATGAAAATGACACAGTATCTGTAGCTGAATTAACATTTGGCGATAATGATATGCTATCGGCTTTAGTGAGTGGTTTAGTCCATGCCGACCAGCTCATTATTTTAACGGATGTCAACGGACTTTACACAGCCAATCCCCTAACCAACCCAGACGCACAACGTATTTCACTCATTGAAGAAATTACCGATGAAATGCTTGGCTATGCTAAAGGCTCTGGTTCAAAAGTTGGTACAGGTGGTATGCAGTCAAAACTTGCTGCCGCAAAATTTGCAATGAATGCCGGAGTAGACGTCTTTATCGGAACAGGTTTCGGGTCACTTAAATTAATTGAAATTTTAGATAACAATGGTGATGGCACGTATTTCAAACGAAGTGACAAAGCCATTCCCACGAATAAACAATGGGTTACACTTACAGAGGCTTCAGGCAAGCTATTTATCGACGAAGGTGCTGTCAATGCCCTGCAACACGGGGGGAAAAGCCTACTTCCTGCTGGTATATACGCCTTTGAAGGACAATTCAATCGCGGTGATGTTGTCGAAGTATATGACCGTCATACATGTATTGGCCGTGGGGAGGTTTTATATTCAGCAAAAGAACTCGAACAGGCAATGGGCAAGCGTACTGATGAGCTTTCAAACGCACCAATCGAAGTTATCCACCGCAATCATTGGGTGAAAAATTAA
- a CDS encoding sigma factor: protein MQGIDERIGEFEYLILRVIAKYKLFQDKENYMQIGRLAIWKAAKEFDETKGNFEMYAYMLIKFAILREFNGNLKVTEHETATEDNKLSYLCDTASDQLPFTMERPDWYYHLFPDHQHLIELLYYEGYSIRDAAKLEGISYEVMKKRRSKMLKNVRTMIQKKDGQAPIL, encoded by the coding sequence ATGCAAGGAATCGATGAGCGCATTGGCGAGTTTGAGTATTTGATTTTACGTGTGATTGCGAAGTACAAACTATTTCAGGATAAAGAAAACTATATGCAGATAGGGCGGTTGGCCATTTGGAAGGCGGCCAAGGAGTTTGATGAAACAAAAGGAAATTTTGAAATGTATGCCTATATGCTGATTAAATTTGCGATTCTTCGCGAATTTAATGGCAATTTGAAGGTGACTGAACATGAAACAGCTACAGAGGATAACAAGTTGTCATATTTGTGCGATACAGCTTCAGACCAATTACCGTTTACTATGGAACGACCGGATTGGTATTATCACCTATTCCCAGATCATCAACATTTGATTGAGTTACTTTATTATGAAGGTTATTCAATACGTGATGCAGCAAAACTAGAAGGCATTTCGTACGAGGTGATGAAAAAACGTAGAAGTAAAATGCTGAAAAATGTTCGGACAATGATACAAAAAAAGGACGGGCAAGCACCCATCCTGTGA
- a CDS encoding glucosamine 6-phosphate synthetase — protein sequence MGKYKRTIFWIIPIAILGVFIYFFGPKKPVTDNEYVQYIQATPVVENSNITTEVALKNYCEKSKWEYFQTKMMEHVVEFKGDCKVNDKVQSVNLQYVVEKGQANYRIGAMLVAGIQQTEEQRSAFLNTVNQ from the coding sequence ATGGGGAAATATAAACGTACAATTTTTTGGATTATTCCAATTGCTATTTTAGGGGTGTTTATTTACTTTTTTGGACCAAAAAAGCCAGTGACAGATAACGAATATGTACAATACATACAGGCGACTCCAGTTGTCGAAAATAGTAACATCACAACTGAAGTTGCCCTCAAAAACTATTGTGAAAAGAGTAAATGGGAGTATTTCCAAACGAAAATGATGGAGCACGTCGTTGAATTTAAAGGCGATTGCAAAGTTAATGACAAAGTTCAATCCGTGAATTTACAATATGTTGTTGAGAAAGGCCAAGCTAATTATCGTATAGGTGCAATGCTAGTAGCGGGTATTCAACAAACGGAAGAACAACGAAGCGCATTTTTAAATACCGTTAATCAATAA
- a CDS encoding DNA topoisomerase produces MPKALLIAEKPSLMRDIEKVYKKMNLPYTMDFASFVGHVVELKEPHEYKPEWKKWDLNLLPMMPERYEFRVKKTAASVYRNIADQLKQGRYDFVINACDAGMEGENIFYSFYKKANCTLPVKRFWTSQTTEPAIRDALENLIDEHDALIKNLRNAAMYRMIFDWLVGLNLTRAATVKGGRTIKVGRVMTPTLAIVVQRELEIQNFIPQPYFQIELDLGNVKATWFDPKTKSNKIATLEQAQEILQRLTAEAVVVDVKTERKTMYAPSLHSLLELQKEANRLYGMTSAETLKAAQSLYETRKLVTYPRTESQHLPTNFAKTIDRNLTAIQSMPPYAELTSSILNDRARMQKVQHSKKYVDDKKLTDHHAITVTEVKLGQKKLTPQEDKIYQLIVKRLLAIFMDPYIIDKTQVVFTCGGEHFKASGNVIVDEGYTVLYKAHKKKQTETPLPALQSGEQRMVKDAKVHSKVTEPPARYTDSTLLDAMFHAGRFVEDKALQEILKDAEGIGTSATRAEILEKLFAIGMLVRDGKSIAATQFGIDVIESMKHHDIVSPVLTAIWSKKLKDIVDGTLSSRQFYEEMQRYIVATTESFKAIDMEVAEKEIVVVGKCQKCGGQVVEGFKGYQCTTKGCKFFISKTLMKAKIMVNDAKKLLAGKETREIRFTWKSGKKGKAKLKLENDQLQFVFSQPKK; encoded by the coding sequence ATGCCTAAAGCATTGCTCATTGCAGAGAAGCCTTCACTCATGCGAGATATTGAAAAAGTATATAAAAAAATGAATCTACCATACACGATGGATTTTGCGAGCTTTGTAGGACATGTCGTGGAGTTGAAAGAGCCTCATGAATATAAGCCGGAATGGAAGAAATGGGATTTAAATTTGCTACCGATGATGCCAGAGCGCTATGAATTCCGTGTAAAAAAAACAGCTGCGAGTGTTTACCGCAATATTGCTGACCAGTTAAAGCAAGGCCGATATGATTTCGTAATAAATGCGTGTGATGCAGGGATGGAAGGTGAAAATATCTTCTATTCATTTTACAAAAAAGCGAACTGCACTTTGCCAGTAAAGCGTTTTTGGACTTCGCAAACGACAGAGCCTGCGATTCGAGATGCACTTGAAAACTTAATTGATGAGCATGATGCCCTCATAAAAAATTTACGAAATGCAGCGATGTATCGCATGATTTTTGATTGGCTAGTTGGTTTGAATTTAACGCGTGCCGCCACAGTAAAAGGCGGACGTACAATTAAAGTGGGGCGTGTTATGACACCAACATTAGCCATTGTCGTTCAGCGTGAGTTAGAAATTCAAAATTTCATCCCGCAGCCATATTTTCAAATTGAACTTGATTTAGGGAACGTCAAGGCAACTTGGTTTGATCCGAAAACAAAGTCAAATAAAATCGCAACACTTGAACAGGCACAGGAGATTTTGCAGCGTTTGACAGCTGAGGCAGTGGTTGTAGACGTAAAGACCGAGCGAAAAACGATGTATGCGCCAAGCCTGCATTCGTTACTTGAGCTACAAAAAGAAGCCAATCGCTTATACGGTATGACATCTGCTGAAACGTTAAAGGCCGCACAAAGTTTATACGAAACGCGAAAGCTTGTGACGTACCCTCGTACCGAATCGCAGCATTTGCCTACAAATTTTGCGAAAACGATTGACCGTAATTTAACTGCGATTCAATCAATGCCTCCATATGCGGAGCTAACATCTTCTATATTAAATGACCGAGCGCGTATGCAAAAAGTCCAACATTCGAAAAAATATGTGGATGACAAGAAGTTAACGGATCACCATGCCATAACCGTTACTGAAGTCAAACTTGGTCAAAAGAAGCTAACGCCCCAAGAGGATAAAATTTATCAGCTCATCGTCAAACGTTTGCTTGCCATTTTTATGGACCCATATATAATTGATAAAACACAAGTGGTGTTCACTTGTGGTGGTGAGCATTTTAAAGCATCGGGTAATGTCATAGTTGATGAAGGTTACACAGTGTTATATAAAGCACATAAAAAGAAACAAACAGAAACACCATTACCAGCACTCCAAAGTGGAGAGCAACGAATGGTTAAGGATGCTAAAGTCCATTCTAAAGTAACTGAGCCGCCTGCACGTTATACCGATAGTACATTATTGGATGCGATGTTTCATGCGGGTCGCTTTGTAGAAGATAAGGCACTTCAAGAAATTTTAAAAGATGCAGAAGGAATTGGGACATCAGCTACGCGTGCTGAAATTTTAGAAAAGCTATTTGCGATTGGTATGCTAGTACGAGATGGGAAATCCATTGCAGCAACACAGTTTGGTATTGATGTTATTGAAAGCATGAAGCACCATGATATTGTGTCGCCTGTATTAACGGCTATTTGGAGCAAAAAACTGAAGGATATTGTGGATGGCACACTAAGTTCGCGCCAATTTTATGAGGAGATGCAGCGTTATATTGTTGCAACTACAGAAAGTTTTAAAGCCATTGACATGGAAGTGGCAGAGAAGGAAATTGTAGTCGTTGGTAAATGTCAAAAATGTGGTGGACAGGTTGTAGAAGGCTTTAAAGGCTACCAGTGTACGACAAAGGGCTGCAAGTTTTTCATTTCGAAAACGCTAATGAAAGCAAAAATTATGGTAAATGATGCGAAAAAGCTATTGGCAGGTAAAGAAACACGCGAAATCCGCTTCACATGGAAAAGTGGGAAAAAGGGAAAGGCAAAATTGAAGCTCGAAAATGACCAACTACAATTTGTCTTTTCACAGCCGAAGAAATAG
- a CDS encoding aspartate kinase: MIVCKFGGTSVASAEQIKKVANIVKSNPERKIVAVSAPGKRSSDDIKVTDLLIDLAHTALAGGDVESKINGVVNRYRDITDGLGLDNTMMNVIAADLRERVQADRSNKDLFIDSIKASGEDNNAKLIASYFNSIGVPAKYVSPKEGLVLNDLPERTYALPEAYVNLSKLKDTKEIIIFPGFFGYTKEGILRTFDRGGSDITGSILASAVGATLYENFTDVDCVFAANPKVVNDPVDIKEITYREMRELSYAGFSVFHDEALMPVYKQGIPVNIKNTNNPSAPGTRILPTRSQTNRPVTGISADGGFSILYVSKYLMNREVGFGRKLLQIIEEENISYEHTPSGLDDISVIMRSNQLTPEKEERIVARVKTELCADDVHFSHNFSMIVIVGEGMRHNTGLAARAATAISNTGANIEMINQGSSEVSLVFGVRSEFEDRILKGLYEEFFAKIPIA, from the coding sequence ATGATAGTATGTAAATTTGGAGGCACATCTGTAGCAAGTGCAGAACAAATTAAAAAAGTAGCAAACATTGTGAAATCTAATCCTGAAAGAAAGATTGTCGCTGTCTCCGCTCCTGGTAAGCGTTCAAGCGACGATATTAAGGTGACAGATTTATTAATCGATTTAGCACATACGGCTTTAGCTGGCGGTGATGTAGAGTCAAAAATTAACGGTGTAGTAAATCGATACCGAGATATTACTGACGGACTTGGTTTAGACAATACGATGATGAATGTAATCGCAGCGGATTTACGTGAGCGTGTTCAGGCAGATCGTTCAAATAAAGATTTATTCATCGATAGCATAAAAGCAAGTGGTGAAGACAATAACGCAAAATTAATCGCAAGCTACTTCAACTCAATTGGTGTGCCTGCAAAATATGTTAGCCCAAAAGAGGGGCTTGTTTTAAATGATTTACCTGAGCGCACTTATGCATTACCTGAAGCATATGTAAACTTAAGTAAATTAAAGGACACAAAAGAAATTATTATTTTCCCTGGCTTCTTTGGCTATACAAAAGAAGGAATTTTACGTACTTTTGACCGTGGTGGATCGGATATTACAGGCTCGATTTTAGCGTCTGCAGTTGGCGCAACTTTATATGAAAACTTTACGGATGTGGACTGTGTTTTTGCGGCGAACCCGAAAGTTGTCAATGATCCAGTAGATATTAAAGAAATTACGTACCGTGAAATGCGTGAATTATCGTATGCGGGCTTCTCGGTTTTCCATGACGAAGCATTAATGCCAGTATATAAGCAAGGTATTCCGGTAAATATTAAAAATACAAACAATCCTTCAGCACCAGGCACGCGAATTTTACCAACACGAAGTCAAACAAATCGCCCGGTTACAGGTATTTCGGCAGACGGAGGCTTTTCAATCCTTTACGTGTCAAAATATTTAATGAACCGAGAAGTTGGCTTCGGTCGCAAGCTTCTACAAATTATTGAAGAAGAAAATATTTCATATGAACACACGCCATCTGGTTTAGATGACATTTCGGTTATCATGCGTTCAAATCAGCTAACTCCAGAAAAAGAAGAGCGTATTGTGGCACGTGTAAAAACTGAATTATGTGCAGATGATGTCCATTTCAGTCATAATTTCTCAATGATTGTGATTGTAGGCGAAGGTATGCGTCATAATACAGGTCTTGCTGCGCGAGCGGCAACAGCGATTTCAAATACTGGGGCAAATATTGAAATGATTAATCAAGGTTCATCAGAGGTAAGCTTAGTATTTGGCGTCCGCTCTGAATTCGAGGACCGCATTTTAAAAGGTCTTTACGAAGAGTTTTTTGCAAAAATTCCAATTGCTTGA
- a CDS encoding DsbA family oxidoreductase: MKIEIFSDFSCPFCYISKTKLFNAIQELGLQQQVEIEYKAYQLNPDASKTETRNYKEEMLQRFQGRQIKMQEAIDAVHAHANEVGLTYNVDAIKIANTENAHRLAKLAATFNVADAFTERVMNGYFSNGFDMNDTSALIDIIVSQGIPREQAQQVIDEQLFSEELAQDRYDAQQLQISSVPFMVFENAYGIKGVEPLEIYMKTLKQAQGIAKKRITVIESDAVCGNDGCEI; this comes from the coding sequence ATGAAAATCGAAATCTTCTCGGACTTTTCTTGTCCATTTTGCTATATAAGCAAGACAAAATTATTTAATGCAATCCAAGAGTTAGGTTTGCAACAGCAAGTTGAAATAGAATATAAGGCATATCAACTGAATCCAGATGCCTCAAAAACAGAAACGCGCAACTACAAAGAGGAAATGCTGCAACGCTTCCAAGGTCGTCAAATCAAAATGCAAGAAGCAATCGACGCAGTTCATGCGCATGCAAATGAGGTTGGACTTACGTACAATGTAGATGCAATCAAAATTGCTAATACTGAAAACGCGCACCGCCTTGCGAAATTAGCGGCTACATTTAACGTAGCTGATGCCTTTACAGAGCGTGTGATGAATGGTTATTTTTCAAATGGCTTTGATATGAATGACACCTCAGCGTTAATTGACATCATTGTCTCACAAGGTATCCCACGTGAACAGGCACAGCAAGTGATTGATGAGCAGCTATTTTCTGAAGAGCTTGCACAAGACCGCTATGATGCTCAGCAGTTACAAATTTCGAGTGTACCATTTATGGTTTTTGAAAATGCATATGGCATTAAGGGTGTGGAGCCACTTGAAATTTATATGAAAACATTAAAGCAAGCGCAGGGAATCGCTAAAAAGCGAATAACTGTCATTGAAAGCGATGCAGTCTGTGGTAATGATGGCTGTGAAATTTAG
- a CDS encoding peptide ABC transporter ATPase, whose product MQQFTYKALGDIKSTNPQPIRNEAGEQVQLLERVYDNGLKRLLDGYFDYRYFLKYRVTNNDGAPIFEAKKIFRRGKVWFEGKDFVSNETYRINYENWRIGLPELFVSGPNLKMKIDKEMEDWSNFIVEDEIIARWKASYDEASDEFTVMLELAESAPVQNTAFYIAIAQATLFIGV is encoded by the coding sequence ATGCAACAATTTACGTATAAAGCACTTGGCGATATTAAATCAACGAATCCGCAGCCTATTAGAAATGAGGCAGGTGAGCAAGTACAGTTACTAGAGCGCGTTTATGATAATGGCTTAAAAAGGTTACTAGACGGTTATTTTGACTACCGCTATTTTTTAAAGTATCGCGTGACGAACAATGACGGAGCGCCAATTTTTGAAGCAAAGAAAATTTTCCGTCGAGGTAAAGTATGGTTTGAAGGAAAAGATTTTGTTTCCAATGAAACTTATAGGATCAACTATGAAAATTGGCGAATTGGTCTCCCTGAATTGTTTGTAAGCGGCCCAAATTTAAAAATGAAAATCGATAAAGAGATGGAAGACTGGTCAAACTTCATTGTAGAAGATGAAATCATTGCACGGTGGAAGGCTAGCTATGATGAGGCAAGTGACGAATTTACAGTAATGCTTGAATTGGCAGAATCCGCACCGGTTCAAAATACGGCATTCTACATCGCGATTGCACAGGCAACATTATTTATCGGAGTATAG
- a CDS encoding thymidylate synthase has protein sequence MNVVFVLTETAEEVLHMVSNDVAGLLAAVKGDSVSFPFGTYQYDSHTLDHYLLEDGSYQQELVVYLKPEQKKGETVLPLPQVDQPIY, from the coding sequence ATGAACGTTGTATTTGTATTAACTGAAACAGCAGAAGAAGTGCTACATATGGTATCTAATGATGTCGCAGGACTACTAGCGGCTGTCAAAGGGGACAGTGTGTCATTTCCATTTGGCACGTACCAATATGATAGCCACACATTAGATCACTATTTATTAGAAGATGGCTCATATCAACAAGAGCTCGTCGTGTATTTAAAGCCGGAACAAAAGAAAGGCGAGACAGTATTGCCATTACCACAAGTAGATCAACCGATTTATTAA